In Trichoderma atroviride chromosome 2, complete sequence, one DNA window encodes the following:
- a CDS encoding uncharacterized protein (EggNog:ENOG41) has translation MDGLEEFEQQLAADKAEREKSEHDRERHRHHKHRHHHRRDRDDDRDREERHRHRHRDGERDGDGDRDGNRDRDRDRERDRDRDRDDNRRRRHHNEDGDEDDDRRHKRSRRSRDEDDGDEEHRRRRHREDRHHKSSDEKAKMPPSDQDKSSNEDATGTSKPLERDAWMTAPSAFEVEHVHRPGQKKPRSPTPEPPKRVISRREINSGFLEDLNSGKLPSAVEQQPSERTVDYTFGDSGSSWRMTKLKAVYTAAEDSGQSVEEIAKKQFGSLEFFDDAREEKEELERRRLYGDDAKTKDKPTGEFYRERVKSQKREEPARQEIRQGEVVREDHPQPVPVPMDQTALNRLRAQMMKAKLRKAPNAAQLEEEYNLAAAGMTPRLNAPEAVVLGVMESRQLAGARGEVKAVDTKRGRERGLVEENTDMTIEQMLQEERRTKGQAGGEGLRLAERIAKDAKFDDDLEYMDENAEKLAKRIHKSEVNLKNMAVSEFQKMNRVLENCPLCHKEDKGLPPIAPVVSLATRVFMTLATEPEISEGGAVIVPTAHRTNLLECDDDEWEEIRNFMKSLTRMYHDQGREVIFYENAAAPHKHMHAAMMAIPIPYDQGAMAPAFFKEAFLSSDEEWSQHRKIIDTGAKAKEGMGRSAFRRCIAKEMPYFHVWFTLDGGLGHVVENSDRWPKGDLFAREIIGGIVDADAHIIKKQGRWAKIDSRVDGFKKGWRKFDWTRVLTEA, from the coding sequence ATGGATGGACTGGAGGAattcgagcagcagctcgccgctGACAAAGCTGAGCGCGAAAAATCAGAACATGACCGCGAGCGACACCGCCATCACAAGCACAgacaccaccatcgccgagATCGAGACGACGACAGAGACCGCGAAGAAAGACACAGGCACCGGCATCGCGACGGtgaaagagatggagatggagacagGGACGGTAACCGGGATCGCGATAGGGACAGGGAGAGGGATAGagacagagacagagacgacaatcgccgtcgccgacaccacaatgaagatggcgacgaggacgatgaccGTCGGCACAAGAGAAGCCGCCGATCAcgcgacgaggacgatggcgacgaggagCACCGCAGACGGCGTCATCGAGAAGACCGACACCACAAGTCATCAgatgaaaaggccaagatgcctcCTTCGGATCAGGACAAGTCTTCAAACGAAGATGCGACCGGCACGTCAAAACCACTGGAACGAGATGCTTGGATGACCGCGCCATCGGCCTTTGAAGTCGAACATGTCCACCGTCCCGGGCAGAAAAAACCTCGATCGCCGACCCCAGAGCCACCGAAGCGAGTGATATCTCGTCGAGAGATTAACAGCGGCTTTCTCGAAGACTTGAATAGCGGCAAGCTGCCGTCCgctgttgagcagcagccatctgaGAGAACAGTTGACTATACATTTGGCGATTCTGGCTCATCGTGGCGAATGACCAAACTGAAAGCTGTTTATACTGCGGCGGAGGACTCGGGACAGTCTGTGGAAGAAATTGCCAAGAAGCAATTTGGCAGCTTGGAGTTCTTTGACGATGCGCgcgaagaaaaggaagagctggagaggcgAAGATTATACGGCGACGATGcgaagacaaaagacaagCCTACGGGTGAATTCTACCGAGAACGAGTGAAGAGCCAAAAACGTGAAGAGCCAGCAAGACAAGAAATCCGCCAAGGGGAAGTCGTGCGAGAGGATCATCCACAGCCAGTGCCTGTTCCAATGGACCAGACAGCCCTAAACAGACTTCGTGCTCAAATGATGAAGGCAAAGCTACGCAAGGCACCCAATGCAGCCCAGCTAGAAGAAGAGTACAACCTTGCGGCGGCAGGAATGACGCCTCGCCTCAATGCCCCTGAAGCAGTCGTCCTTGGAGTCATGGAGAGTCGCCAACTCGCCGGCGCCCGCGGGGAGGTCAAGGCAGTGGACACCAAGCGCGGACGCGAGCGCGGCCTCGTCGAAGAAAACACAGACATGACCATCGAGCAAATGCTCCAAGAAGAACGCCGAACCAAGGGGCAGGCAGGCGGCGAAGGCCTGCGCCTTGCCGAGAGAATCGCCAAAGACGCCAAATTCGACGACGACCTCGAGTACATGGACGAAAACGCCGAAAAGCTAGCAAAGCGCATCCACAAGAGCGAGGTCAACCTGAAGAACATGGCCGTCAGCGAGTTCCAGAAGATGAACCGCGTCCTCGAAAACTGTCCCCTCTGCCACAAGGAAGACAAAGGCCTGCCGCCCATTGCGCCCGTCGTCTCTCTCGCCACGCGCGTCTTCATGACGCTGGCCACCGAGCCCGAAATCAGCGAAGgcggcgccgtcatcgtccCCACCGCGCATCGGACCAACCTCCTCGAgtgcgacgacgacgagtgGGAGGAGATTCGCAACTTTATGAAGAGCCTCACGAGGATGTACCATGACCAGGGCCGGGAAGTCATCTTTTACGAAAACGCCGCCGCGCCGCACAAGCACATGCACGCCGCCATGATggccatccccatcccctACGACCAAGGCGCCATGGCACCCGCATTCTTCAAGGAGGCCTTCCTCTCTTCTGACGAGGAATGGTCCCAGCATCGCAAGATCATCGACACCGGCGCCAAAGCGAAAGAAGGCATGGGCCGCTCAGCGTTCCGCCGGTGTATCGCAAAGGAGATGCCCTATTTCCACGTGTGGTTTACGCTGGACGGAGGGTTGGGCCACGTTGTTGAGAATTCGGATCGCTGGCCAAAGGGAGATCTTTTTGCGAGAGAGATTATCGGTGGCATTGTGGATGCTGATGCACACATTATTAAGAAGCAAGGGCGATGGGCGAAGATTGATAGTAGGGTTGATGGATTTAAGAAAGGATGGAGAAAGTTCGACTGGACTAGAGTGTTGACGGAGGCGTAA
- a CDS encoding uncharacterized protein (EggNog:ENOG41) codes for MSSTPTSAARKRYAIPPGSPEIISSLITSLSAIAEPANHHFDTGLTSATLSLPTSPNSGQSRRSSRSRRGSGSFGVDYGAYKQPSLYQEHGGPISLDELAASPPVIRTSKPPSGFSPLTAPQSPRSHRSTSRESGFKSFIRSAASSRPSSTGSFASKNDDARSIGNLSVERGSAPHPELRPRRSLDSWGKKSNRSSRVLSYMGSREHLREPQVDRKRASSTPIVGGSATVGSSIHSGSKTEQFFGESSISEEPTGVSTDDNLLGDGLHHIPARDSSLRNSSSSRRRSSLRRPMKDSEGLAGDKFLESTESGYGRDFTKMRHRRSDSDTNKSTTKSSLYDVEENSTRKLKQRASSSYLSANYIAEERTDELEDEGAPFPSVSQGRRRDEFDRRDQRLSSQTTPGPSDTLRLKRSSSRLKRLSVPLIPQENKRANDESAPNTKPTGYERPQSADSVDDAVESYLCSPRLSQKIRHPETGRVISFSEVGDPEGYAVFCCVGMGLTRYITAFYDELALTLRLRLITPDRPGVGDSEPYADGTSTPLSWPDDVYAICQTLRISKFSLMAHSAGAIYALATALRMPQHIRGKIHLLAPWIPPSQMNVFGSSSLLPPSHTLPTAQRILRVLPTSFLKAANSSFMSATSSSITSSLPKNPRKSKRKTGHKDGSSRNATPSTDKENGNHAADGKDSNGTLVNEGDQAFPYAKEGVDKTLPQPPTGNDVSDPPPAFDPLADKERQQSYDIRLTHAIWDLATTNANPAVDLLICLERRHTIGFRYVDITRPVIIRHGSEDTRVPVENVKWLGKIMKRCEVRVLEGEGHGLMASATVMGSVLMEISKEWEDWERATRSAGNKERERGRRGAPGK; via the exons ATGTCGTCGACGCCCACTTCTGCCGCCCGCAAACGATACGCCATTCCGCCTGGGAGCCCTGAGATTATTTCCAGTCTCATCACCAGCCTTAGCGCCATCGCTGAGCCTGCCAACCACCACTTCGACACCGGCCTGACTTCAGCGACTCTTTCTCTGCCAACGAGCCCAAACTCTGGCCAAAGCCGCCGCAGTTCTCGCTCTAGGCGTGGCTCTGGTAGTTTCGGCGTTGACTACGGGGCGTACAAACAGCCTTCCCTTTACCAGGAGCACGGCGGCCCTATTTCCCTCGACGAGCTTGCGGCCAGCCCGCCCGTTATTCGCACATCCAAGCCTCCGAGCGGCTTTTCGCCTCTAACCGCGCCGCAAAGCCCTCGAAGCCACCGAAGTACAAGTCGAGAGAGTGGATTCAAATCCTTTATACGTAGCGCCGCAAGCTCTCGCCCATCATCCACGGGCTCGTTTGCATCCAAGAATGATGATGCTCGCAGCATCGGCAATCTTTCTGTAGAACGTGGCTCTGCGCCTCACCCGGAGCTGAGACCACGCCGTTCTCTCGACAGCTGGGGTAAGAAGTCGAATCGCAGTAGCAGAGTCCTTAGCTATATGGGCTCTAGAGAGCACCTTCGCGAACCTCAGGTCGATAGAAAACGAGCCTCTTCTACTCCAATAGTTGGCGGCAGCGCGACAGTAGGAAGTAGCATTCACAGCGGAAGCAAGACAGAGCAATTCTTTGGGGAGAGTTCCATCAGCGAGGAACCAACGGGAGTTAGTACCGATGATAATCTGCTTGGAGACGGCCTGCACCATATTCCGGCTCGCGATTCAAGTCTACGCAATTCGAGTTCCAGTAGGAGGCGATCCAGTCTTCGACGACCAATGAAAGACAGCGAAGGACTTGCTGGGGACAAATTCCTCGAAAGTACAGAGTCCGGCTACGGTCGTGACTTTACGAAAATGAGGCATCGCCGCTCGGACTCGGATACCAATAAGTCGACCACTAAGTCGTCTTTATACGACGTTGAAGAGAACTCGACTCGAAAACTGAAGCAGAGGGCGTCTAGTAGCTACTTGAGCGCGAACTACATTGCAGAAGAGAGAACAGACGAGCTCGAAGATGAAGGCGCTCCCTTCCCATCAGTCTCACAGGGGCGTCGGCGAGATGAGTTTGATCGCAGAGACCAACGCCTTTCTAGCCAGACAACACCTGGACCCAGCGATACACTCCGTTTGAAGCGCAGTAGCTCTAGATTAAAGCGCCTCTCAGTGCCTCTTATTCCTCAGGAGAATAAACGCGCAAATGACGAATCGGCTCCGAATACTAAGCCCACGGGCTATGAGAGACCTCAGTCTGCTGATTCTGTCGATGATGCTGTGGAATCTTACCTTTGCTCACCACGGCTATCCCAAAAGATTCGCCATCCCGAGACTGGCCGAGTGATTTCGTTTTCTGAGGTCGGTGACCCAGAAGGCTATGCAGTTTTCTGTTGTGTAGGAATGGGCTTGACGAGATACATCACTGCGTTTTATGACGAGTTGGCGTTGACTCTGAGGCTCCGTCTTATTACCCCCGATCGACCTGGTGTGGGAGACAGTGAGCCTTATGCTGACGGAACGAGTACACCTCTCAGCTGGCCTG ATGACGTGTACGCAATCTGTCAAACTTTGAGAATCAGCAAATTCTCTCTGATGGCTCATTCGGCTGGAGCCATCTATGCTTTAGCCACAGCTCTTCGCATGCCTCAGCATATTCGAGGGAAAATCCACCTGCTTGCACCGTGGATCCCGCCTTCTCAAATGAATGTTTTTGGGTCGTCATCACTATTGCCGCCATCACACACGCTTCCAACCGCTCAAAGAATCCTACGCGTCTTGCCAACGTCTTTTCTGAAGGCGGCCAACAGTAGTTTCATGTCGGCAACCAGCTCATCAATTACAAGCTCTTTACCAAAGAATCCTCGCAAATCTAAACGCAAAACGGGCCAcaaagatggcagcagcagaaatgcTACACCATCTACGGACAAGGAAAACGGCAACCACGCGGCGGACGGCAAGGACTCAAATGGCACTCTAGTCAATGAAGGGGATCAGGCATTCCCCTACGCCAAAGAAGGCGTGGACAAGACTCTGCCTCAGCCTCCGACGGGCAACGACGTGTCCGACCCACCTCCAGCTTTTGATCCTCTCGCCGATAAAGAACGACAGCAATCGTATGACATACGGCTAACACATGCGATATGGGATCTTGCCACGACGAATGCAAATCCAGCTGTGGATCTGCTCATCTGTCTCGAAAGACGACATACCATTGGCTTCCGGTATGTCGACATCACTCGACCCGTGATTATTCGTCACGGTAGCGAAGATACTCGGGTCCCTGTTGAAAACGTCAAATGGCTGGGCAAGATCATGAAGCGATGCGAAGTCCGAGTACTCGAAGGAGAGGGCCACGGTTTAATGGCCAGCGCCACAGTAATGGGCTCCGTGCTGATGGAGATAAGCAAAGAATGGGAAGACTGGGAGAGAGCAACGAGGAGTGCGGGAAACAAAGAACGCGAAAGAGGACGACGCGGAGCCCCTGGAAAATGA
- a CDS encoding uncharacterized protein (EggNog:ENOG41) — protein MAAAATKTIFSFVSYDNHRVPQDPKSRTLIRRHAMRDVATTRKQKRNYRGNAVQYPESVLYGQDTHDAYAGRTPAGNGAVAKRRATKRKLLKKATDSSPQPTKQQLIRIHTIVVDDYSQKFSTRFPILELIAPLTGLHLGMAYLSCFTMEPGRTGDGLFSLPLSQMQSRRLLDYLPSLYGKATALTYTVDCLVARLSQITRGLATNTPTQEIDGEVLHHYAKALKEIQRAIDDEELRMAQETLYAAELLGIFELLSPNPEMASWKCHAAGAARLIQLRGPERFKTDFELALFMAHIGPIVTESFLNNKECFLTEEPWKKVLRAAICHDPTIPPEQSKLIYRLWSALIFGPNIFKMVTSLVLSSTPPAESEVEAAVEKLQKDLTYLRMWEDLLRQQEQGQTPPHEDDVDSSSSMKFIFAAPTWNKGKNSMPWPVLRGTFMMCGMLKRRLLVSLVPSRFPHVEAEAQALADTTLERSTNPVARREDGLLGGLFLAQTVWVAEAVISTKNIWYGTTADANTLVPDKNAMGPMIEQWKFKIWCKELGRSIT, from the exons ATGGCGGCCGCGGCCACTAAGACGATCTTCTCCTTTGTAAGCTATGACAACCATAGGGTACCCCAGGACCCCAAGTCTCGCACCTTAATCCGTCGGCATGCTATGCGGGATGTGGCCACGACGAGAAAGCAGAAGCGAAACTATCGCGGCAACGCGGTCCAGTATCCAGAGTCGGTGCTGTACGGCCAGGACACGCACGATGCGTATGCTGGCCGTACGCCCGCTGGTAATGGAGCTGTAGCTAAGAGGCGAGCAACCAAGCGTAAGCTTTTGAAAAAGGCGACGGACAGCAGCCCGCAGCCGActaagcagcagctcataCGAATCCACACAATCGTTGTCGATGACTACAGCCAGAAGTTTAGCACGAGGTTCCCCATCTTGGAGCTCATTGCACCACTCACAGGCCTGCATTTGGGAATGGCCTACCTCTCTTGCTTTACCATGGAGCCCGGCAGGACTGGAGACGGACTGTTCTCACTGCCGCTATCTCAAATGCAGAGCAGAAGGCTGTTAGACTATTTGCCTAGCCTGTATGGTAAAGCTACCGCCTTGACTTATACTGTCGACTGTCTTGTAGCAAGGCTAAGTCAAATCACTCGCGGCTTGGCTACCAACACTCCAACGCAAGAGATAGATGGCGAAGTTCTCCATCATTATGCCAAGGCTCTCAAAGAAATTCAGAGGGCCATCGACGATGAGGAGCTCCGAATGGCCCAGGAGACACTGTATGCGGCAGAACTCCTTGGCATTTTTGAG CTTCTGAGCCCCAATCCAGAGATGGCGTCCTGGAAGTGCCACGCAGCAGGAGCTGCCAGGCTGATTCAGCTTCGTGGCCCTGAGAGGTTCAAGACTGACTTTGAACTGGCTCTTTTCATGGCCCACATCGGCCCAATA GTCACTGAATCGTTCCTCAATAACAAGGAATGCTTCCTGACCGAGGAGCCATGGAAGAAGGTCTTGCGCGCCGCCATCTGCCATGACCCGACCATACCGCCGGAGCAGAGCAAGCTCATCTATCGGCTTTGGTCTGCCCTCATCTTTGGACCCAACATATTCAAAATGGTCACCAGCTTGGTCCTGTCGTCCACTCCACCTGCAGAAAGTGAGGTTGAGGCGGCAGTCGAGAAGCTCCAGAAAGACCTGACTTACTTGAGAATGTGGGAAGACTTGCTGCGGCAGCAGGAACAAGGCCAAACCCCTCCACATGAAGACGATGTGGACTCAAGCAGTAGCATGAAGTTCATCTTCGCAGCTCCGACCTGGAACAAGGGAAAGAACTCCATGCCGTGGCCGGTCCTCCGCGGCACCTTTATGATGTGCGGCATGCTGAAGAGGCGGCTTTTGGTGTCGCTTGTGCCCTCTCGCTTCCCTCACGTCGAGGCAGAGGCTCAAGCGCTGGCCGACACAACGCTGGAGCGCAGCACCAACCCAGTTGCACGCAGGGAAGATGGCCTTCTGGGCGGCCTTTTCCTGGCGCAAACGGTCTGGGTGGCGGAAGCCGTCATCTCCACAAAGAACATATGGTATGGAACCACAGCAGATGCAAACACGCTGGTGCCGGATAAAAATGCCATGGGGCCGATGATTGAACAGTGGAAGTTTAAGATTTGGTGCAAGGAGCTGGGAAGAAGCATTACGTAA
- a CDS encoding uncharacterized protein (EggNog:ENOG41), which produces MHDEERQHEATPTERRFSLDEFSTPSTSWQLDDFVFEPGYVESREELRYLMLSTAQTAPPSPTHESSLTLRQDSHESEHQSSERHQASHILSQGRRIEYLKNYSSEVAPWLDMFDSSHAFGLQVPLLAQTSPALLCAILAISARQIERKEASDGNPTLQNNFDSLELYQEAIRLLTPLLQAHDQAVIPICVILCCLEMMSASARDWRRHLEGCAALFDAFQVHGFGGGLLQSVFWCHARMDLCGALISDGTQSTMITPAAWLPPDTDSLSARQLFNSVKSPDMHANYAVYLCAKACELVSDRTQHDELGVPNGCTTESFSSRWNDLWDDLQAWIDHRPGELLPMSTIESRPFPQILYLHWAAISSNQLYHTACILMLSSMPRRQDAIPGVTGSCIWHAKRICGISLTNPHQGCLNNAIQPLWLAGRLLSHESEHTIVVNLIRDIESITGWGTSWRIPDLEAAWGYSIPKRSNSRQADLSSPQSAQSG; this is translated from the exons ATGCATGACGAAGAGCGGCAACATGAAGCCACTCCAACCGAGCGTCGCTTTTCTCTCGACGAGTTCTCGACTCCATCGACAAGCTGGCAACTCGATGACTTTGTTTTTGAGCCGGGATATGTCGAATCTCGAGAAGAATTGCGCTATTTGATGCTGAGCACCGCACAGACTGCCCCGCCATCTCCAACTCACGAAAGCAGCTTGACACTGAGGCAGGATTCGCATGAAAGCGAGCATCAGTCATCAGAACGCCATCAGGCTTCACATATTCTTTCACAGGGACGGAGGATTGAGTATCTAAAGAATTATTCAAGTGAGGTTGCTCCATGG CTTGATATGTTTGACAGTTCTCATGCCTTTGGCCTACAAGTGCCCCTCCTGGCACAGACGTCCCCAGCTCTCTTATGTGCAATTCTGGCTATATCTGCGCGACAAATAGAGCGCAAAGAGGCGTCCGACGGGAACCCGACTTTACAGAATAACTTTGACAGTTTAGAGCTGTATCAGGAAGCGATCCGACTTCTGACGCCACTTCTACAAGCTCACGATCAAGCCGTGATTCCGATCTGCGTGATATTATGCTGCCTTGAAATGATGTCTGCCAGTGCACGCGATTGGCGCCGGCATCTAGAAGGATGCGCTGCTCTCTTCGATGCTTTCCAAGTCCACGGATTCGGTGGCGGACTGTTGCAATCCGTCTTCTGGTGTCACGCCAGGATGG ACTTGTGTGGTGCCCTGATATCCGATGGGACGCAAAGTACTATGATTACACCAGCCGCTTGGCTGCCTCCTGATACCGACAGCTTGAGCGCCCGCCAATTGTTTAACAGCGTGAAAAGCCCCGACATGCACGCCAATTACGCTGTTTATCTCTGCGCCAAAGCTTGCGAGCTGGTTTCGGATCGCACACAGCATGATGAACTTGGTGTCCCCAATGGCTGTACAACAGAATCGTTTTCATCTCGCTGGAATGACCTGTGGGATGATCTACAAGCTTGGATAGATCATCGTCCCGGCGAGCTGTTGCCAATGTCTACTATAGAATCTCGCCCCTTTCCACAGATACTCTATCTCCACTGGGCCGCAATCTCCTCCAACCAGCTATACCACACTGCTTGCATTTTGATGCTATCTTCGATGCCGAGACGACAGGACGCCATACCCGGTGTAACGGGATCATGTATTTGGCATGCAAAACGAATTTGCGGCATTTCGTTGACCAATCCCCATCAAGGATGCCTCAACAACGCCATCCAGCCGCTTTGGTTAGCAGGAAGGCTACTCAGCCACGAATCAGAGCATACAATAGTGGTGAATCTGATCCGTGATATTGAGTCGATAACGGGATGGGGAACTTCTTGGAGAATTCCTGATCTTGAAGCAGCATGGGGTTATTCTATTCCAAAGCGCTCCAACTCCAGGCAGGCCGATCTCAGCTCGCCACAAAGTGCTCAATCTGGGTGA
- a CDS encoding uncharacterized protein (TransMembrane:1 (o463-486i)) — protein MAPGILSVQPIVAKNGVGDVIENKNGLNKISEEHAIVLRTFRLLISDLCQQFNGGHPGGAIGMAAIGVALWKYVMRYAPHTPDFFNRDRFVLSNGHTCLFQYAFLHLAGYRGMTMDQLKSYHSKRWDSICPGHPEIEIEGIEVTTGPLGQGVANAVGLAMATKNLAATYNRPGYDVVSNHTWCMVGDACLQEGVALEAISFAGHLKLNNLTVIYDNNQITCDGSVDLTNTEDVDAKMRACGWNVINVEDGCYDVGGIVAVLERARASTDKPTFINIKTIIGLDSAVAGQAEAHGAAFGVEDVKRMKQAYGFNPEERFVVGEEVRQFFSELPRRGEQIVSQWEELVNRYKKAYPDIFKEFQQRLDGKLPSKWKTLLPSPETLSDKPMATRASSGLMINPLAKDFNSFVVGTADLSPSVHMGWEGKEDYQHPDLRTTCGINGSYAGRYIHYGVREHAMCAVSNGLAAFAPGTFIPVTSSFFMFYLYAAPAVRMGALQRLQVIHAATHDSIGMGEDGPTHQPIELAALYRSMPNLLYIRPADSEETAGAWIAAIEAKDMSSVISTSRHKVPQLKATRRDGVLKGAYVVQEDDDAQLTLIGVGAELSHALDAAVQLRESKGIRCRVVSFPCQRLFEGQTLDYKRDTLRRHLGIPAIIIEPYAPNGWERYADAGINVKRFGHSLPGPEAYKYFGFDVDSIVSKISEYLTRIREDEVLRGEFVDL, from the exons ATGGCTCCTGGAATTCTTTCTGTCCAGCCAATTGTCGCCAAAAATGGCGTAGGAGATGTCattgaaaacaaaaatggGCTGAACAAAATTTCCGAGGAACATGCCATCGTCCTTAGGACCTTTCGTTTGCTTATCAGTGACCTCTGCCAACAATTCAATGGCGGTCATCCTGGTGGCGCCATCGGCATGGCTGCGATTGGAGTCGCTTTATGGAAGTATGTGATGCGCTACGCACCACATACCCCAGACTTCTTCAACCGAGACCGATTTGTACTCTCGAATGGCCATACTTGCTTGTTTCAGTACGCCTTTTTGCACTTGGCAGGATACCGCGGCATGACAATGGATCAGCTAAAGTCATACCACTCGAAAAGATGGGACTCCATCTGCCCTGGCCATCCAgagattgagattgaagGCATCGAGGTAACAACAGGGCCTTTGGGCCAAGGTGTCGCTAATGCGGTTGGATTGGCTATGGCTACCAAAAACCTTGCGGCAACATATAACCGACCTGGATACGATGTTGTGTCGAATCATACATGGTGTATGGTGGGAGACGCATGTCTCCAGGAAGGCGTGGCGCTCGAAGCCATATCTTTCGCGGGCCATCTCAAACTCAACAATCTGACTGTTATATACGATAACAATCAGATCACTTGTGATGGCTCAGTGGATTTGACAAACACTGAAGACGTTGACGCAAAAATGCGTGCGTGTGGTTGGAACGTGATCAACGTCGAGGACGGTTGCTACGACGTGGGAGGCATTGTGGCCGTATTAGAAAGAGCCCGAGCTTCTACTGACAAACCGACGTTTATCAACATAAAAACGATCATCGGTCTAGACAGCGCAGTCGCTGGACAGGCAGAGGCACACGGAGCCGCTTtcggcgttgaagatgtGAAGCGTATGAAGCAAGCATATGGCTTCAACCCAGAAGAACGCTTCGTGGTCGGTGAAGAGGTTCGTCAATTCTTTTCCGAGTTACCCCGTCGTGGAGAACAGATTGTTTCACAGTGGGAAGAGCTCGTGAATCGATATAAGAAGGCGTATCCGGACATTTTCAAGGAGTTTCAACAACGCTTAGATGGAAAGCTACCATCGAAATGGAAGACACTATTACCTAGTCCAGAGACTCTTTCTGATAAGCCAATGGCGACGCGAGCGTCGTCTGGATTGATGATCAACCCTCTCGCCAAAGATTTCAATTCGTTTGTGGTGGGCACAGCAGACCTCTCGCCATCTGTACACATGGGATgggaaggaaaggaagatTATCAGCAT CCTGATCTGCGGACAACCTGTGGCATCAATGGTTCTTATGCAGGACGGTATATTCACTACGGCGTACGAGAACATGCAATGTGCGCCGTATCCAACGGACTAGCAGCCTTTGCTCCTGGCACTTTTATTCCAGTTACGAGCTCGTTCTTCATGTTCTACTTATACGCCGCGCCGGCGGTACGAATGGGTGCCCTGCAGCGACTGCAAGTAATCCACGCAGCAACTCACGACTCCATTGGAATGGGTGAAGACGGCCCGACCCATCAACCCATCGAACTGGCCGCATTATATCGTTCAATGCCAAACTTGCTGTATATCCGTCCAGCAGACAGCGAGGAGACAGCCGGTGCCTGGATTGCAGCCATCGAAGCGAAGGATATGTCGTCTGTCATCTCGACTTCACGACACAAAGTCCCGCAGTTGAAAGCTACCCGGCGAGATGGTGTATTAAAGGGCGCTTACGTGGtccaagaagatgatgatgcgcAGCTCACACtcattggcgttggcgcaGAGTTATCGCacgctcttgatgctgccgtcCAACTGCGCGAGTCAAAAGGCATCCGCTGCAGAGTAGTTAGCTTCCCGTGCCAGCGCCTGTTTGAAGGCCAGACGTTGGATTATAAACGGGATACATTGAGAAGACACCTCGGGATTCCCGCGATTATCATTGAGCCATACGCCCCGAATGGGTGGGAGAGATATGCCGATGCAGGTATAAACGTGAAGCGGTTTGGACACAGCCTTCCAGGCCCGGAAGCGTACAAGTACTTTGGATTCGATGTCGACAGTATTGTGTCCAAGATTTCAGAATATTTGACAAGGATCCGCGAGGATGAGGTTCTAAGAGGAGAGTTTGTTGATTTGTAA